GCAAAAAGTATATAACTTCATCTTTACGAATAAGAACCTGCCGGAAGATCTCGTTCCTTACTGGGATTATGATGCTCCGAACATCCCGAATGAACCGCGTGATGCTTCTGCCGCTGCTTGTACGGCTTCCGCCCTTTACGAACTGGACGGTTATCTGCCGGGCAATCATTACAAGGAAACTGCTGATAAGATCATGGAAAGCTTGGGCTCACCCGCTTATCGTGCTAAAGTTGGAACAAATGGAAACTTTATCCTGATGCACTCGGTAGGCAGTATCCCTCACGGACAGGAGATTGATGTTCCTTTGAATTATGCCGACTATTACTTCTTGGAAGGACTGATGCGCAAAAGAGACTTGGAAAAGAAATAATAAGGTTATCGTTTATTATTTATCATCTTATAACTTAAATATATATGAAACCTATAAATCTTTTGGTGGGAGGCCTGACACTGTTTACGGCACAGGGTTGCAAGGCTCCGAAGCAAGTAGTCGAACAATCGGAACATCCCAATATTATTTATGTATTTCCGGACCAGTACCGTAATCAGGCAATGGGCTTCTGGAGTCAGGATGGATTCCGGGATAAAGTAAATTTTGAGGGAGATCCCGTACATACCCCCAATCTGGATGCATTTGCACGGGAGTCTATGGTTCTGACCTCCGCGCAAAGCAACTGTCCGTTGAGTAGCCCTCATCGGGGAATGTTGCTGACCGGTATGTATCCGAACCGTAGCGGAGTGCCTTTAAATTGCAACTCTACACGTCCGATCAGTTCTTTGCGTGAGGATGCGGAGTGCATCGGTGATGTATTTAGCAAAGCTGGTTATGATTGTGCTTATTTCGGTAAACTTCATGCAGATTTTCCCACTCCGAATGATCCCGAACATCCGGGACAATATGTAGAATCCAAACGTCCTGTGTGGGATGCCTATACACCGAAAGAGCGTCGTCATGGTTTCAACTACTGGTATTCTTATGGCACGTTTGATGAACATAAGAATCCGCATTACTGGGATACGGACGGTAAAAGGCACGATCCGAAAGAATGGTCACCTCTGCATGAATCCGGAAAAGTTGTATCTTATTTGAAAAACGAAGGTAATGTGCGTGATACAAAGAAGCCTTTCTTTATCATGGTAGGGATGAATCCTCCTCATAGTCCGTATCGTTCATTGGATGATTGCGAAGAGCAGGACTTTGATCTTTATAAAAACCAACCTTTAGACAGTCTGTTGATTCGTCCTAATGTTGACCTGAAAATGAAGAAAGCCGAATCAGCCCGTTATTATTTCGCTTCCGTGACCGGGGTAGACCGTGCTTTCGGACAGATTCTGGAAACACTGAAAGAGATGGGGCTGGATAAGAATACAGTCGTTATTTTTGCCTCCGATCATGGTGAAACGATGTGTAGCCAACGTACGGATGATCCGAAGAATTCGCCTTACTCAGAGTCAATGAATATCCCGTTTCTGGTTCGTTTCCCGGATAAGATTCAGCCGCGGGTAGATGACTTGCTGCTTTCCGCTCCTGACATAATGCCTACTGTGCTCGGACTGTGCGGATTGGGTGATTCAATTCCGGCAGAAGTGCAGGGACGTAACTTTGCCCCTCTTTTCTTCGATGAAAAGGCTGAAATTGTTCGTCCTACCGGTGCTTTGTACATTCAGAATATAGATGGTGAAAAGGACGAAAACGGCTTGGTAAAAACTTACTTTCCTTCATCACGAGGTATTAAGACTGCGGACTATACATTGGCTCTGTACATCGACCGTAAGACAAAACAGTTAAAGAAAAGTCTTTTATTCAATGACGCGAAAGACCCGTATCAGTTGAACAATCTACCTTTGGAAGAAAACAAGGAAATAGTGGCACAACTTTATCGTGAAATGGGTGCTATGTTGAAAGAAATCAACGATCCTTGGTATACGGAGAAGATTTTATCGGACAAAATACCTTATTAAGCAGTAGTTGGTTACTGTTTGACCATTTAATAATGACACAATGAAGAAAGATATTTGTTTTATACTACTGTTTCTGTTTGTAACAGCTTCTTCGGCTTTCGCACAACTCATAGGATTTGAGAGTAGTGAGGTACCCGAAGCATTTAAGACTTCCGGAAAGGGAGAGGCGAAAATTTCTTCTCTTTTCTATAAAGAGGGTAAAAGTAGCTTGGAGTGGGATTTCCAATCCGGTTCAACTTTGAATGTACAGATACCTCCTTTATCATTAAAAGGAAAAACGGAGAGACAGTATGGCATTACCTTGTGGATATATAA
The nucleotide sequence above comes from Bacteroides caccae. Encoded proteins:
- a CDS encoding sulfatase family protein gives rise to the protein MKPINLLVGGLTLFTAQGCKAPKQVVEQSEHPNIIYVFPDQYRNQAMGFWSQDGFRDKVNFEGDPVHTPNLDAFARESMVLTSAQSNCPLSSPHRGMLLTGMYPNRSGVPLNCNSTRPISSLREDAECIGDVFSKAGYDCAYFGKLHADFPTPNDPEHPGQYVESKRPVWDAYTPKERRHGFNYWYSYGTFDEHKNPHYWDTDGKRHDPKEWSPLHESGKVVSYLKNEGNVRDTKKPFFIMVGMNPPHSPYRSLDDCEEQDFDLYKNQPLDSLLIRPNVDLKMKKAESARYYFASVTGVDRAFGQILETLKEMGLDKNTVVIFASDHGETMCSQRTDDPKNSPYSESMNIPFLVRFPDKIQPRVDDLLLSAPDIMPTVLGLCGLGDSIPAEVQGRNFAPLFFDEKAEIVRPTGALYIQNIDGEKDENGLVKTYFPSSRGIKTADYTLALYIDRKTKQLKKSLLFNDAKDPYQLNNLPLEENKEIVAQLYREMGAMLKEINDPWYTEKILSDKIPY